From Triticum urartu cultivar G1812 chromosome 2, Tu2.1, whole genome shotgun sequence, a single genomic window includes:
- the LOC125537155 gene encoding WD40 repeat-containing protein HOS15-like isoform X1: MGAITSAELNFLVFRYLQESGFVHAAFTLGYEAGIHKGGIDGNIVPPGALITIVQKGLQYIELEANTDENDQEVEKDFALLEPLEIITKDVEELQQIVKKRKRGRLQIDCDKDKGKAKECIEEHEHRLGGERERERHDKEKDQEMERDRTERDKVQEKEKEREKQHTDHIDKVKHEEDPLASGVTSGPKPMDVSTTSHEIFSADVTVLEGHSSEVFACAWSPAGSLLASGSGDSTARIWTIPDGPCGSIQSSPASVHVLKHFKGRTNEKSKDVTTLDWNGEGTLLATGSYDGQARIWSRDGELKQTLFKHKGPIFSLKWNRKGDFLLSGSVDKTAIVWDTKTWECKQQFEFHSAPTLDVDWRNNNSFATCSTDNMIYVCKIGDPRPVKTFSGHQSEVNAIKWDPTGSLLASCSDDWTAKIWSVKQDKCVYDFKEHTKEIYTIRWSPTGPGTNNPNQQLLLASASFDSSIKLWEVEQGHLLYSLAGHRQPVYSVAFSPDGEYLASGSLDQSLHIWSVKEGRILKTFRGSGGIFEVCWNKEGSKIAACFSNNTVCVMDFRM, translated from the exons GTTTTGTTCATGCTGCATTTACTTTAGGTTATGAAGCAGGGATACATAAAGGTGGGATAGATGGAAATATTGTCCCTCCTGGTGCTCTTATCACTATCGTGCAGAAAGGCCTCCAGTACATAGAATTAGAAGCAAATACTGATGAA AATGATCAAGAAGTTGAGAAGGATTTTGCTCTTCTGGAACCTCTTGAAATCATCACAAAAGATGTTGAAGAGTTGCAACAGATTGTGAAGAAGAGGAAAAGGGGGAGGCTTCAAATTGATTGTGACAAGGACAAGGGGAAAGCGAAAGAGTGCATCGAGGAGCATGAACATCGTCTTGGTGGTGAACGGGAGCGAGAGCGCCATGACAAAGAAAAAGACCAAGAGATGGAAAGAGATAGAACTGAAAGAGACAAGGTGcaagagaaagagaaggaaagggaaaaacaACACACAGATCATATTGATAAGGTTAAGCATGAAGAAGATCCCCTTGCCAGTGGAG TTACCTCAGGTCCTAAACCAATGGATGTAAGTACAACTTCTCATGAAATTTTTAGTGCGGATGTAACCGTTTTGGAAGGACACAGTTCAGAG GTTTTTGCTTGTGCATGGAGTCCAGCTGGTTCTCTTCTAGCTTCTGG GTCAGGAGACTCAACTGCTAGAATTTGGACAATTCCTGATGGTCCATGTGGTTCCATTCAATCCTCTCCTGCAAGTGTTCATGTTTTGAAACATTTTAAGGGTAGGACCAACGAGAAGAGCAAGGATGTCACCACACTTGACTGGAAT GGGGAAGGAACACTATTAGCCACGGGCTCCTATGATGGCCAGGCAAGAATATGGAGTAGGGACG GAGAGTTAAAGCAGACTTTATTCAAACACAAGGGACCTATATTTTCTTTGAAATGGAATAGGAAAGGTGATTTTCTTCTAAGTGGCAGCGTAGACAAAACTGCTATTGTCTGGGATACAAAGACATGGGAGTGCAAGCAGCAATTTGAATTTCATTCAG CTCCAACACTAGATGTTGATTGGCGAAACAACAACTCTTTTGCAACATGCTCAACTGATAACATGATCTATGTTTGCAAGATTGGGGATCCACGCCCAGTTAAAACATTCAGTGGCCATCAA AGTGAAGTTAATGCTATCAAGTGGGATCCAACTGGTTCTTTGTTGGCTTCTTGTTCTGATGATTGGACTGCAAAG ATATGGAGTGTGAAGCAGGACAAATGTGTATATGATTTTAAAGAGCATACCAAG GAAATATACACTATTAGATGGAGCCCCACAGGTCCAGGAACAAATAATCCCAATCAACAGCTGCTTTTGGCAAG TGCATCGTTTGATTCATCTATCAAGCTATGGGAAGTTGAGCAAGGACACCTTCTGTACAGCTTGGCTGGCCATAG GCAGCCAGTTTATTCTGTGGCCTTTAGCCCTGATGGCGAGTACCTGGCTAGTGGGTCGCTGGATCAAAGCCTACATATATGGTCCGTCAAAGAAGGCAGGATCCTGAAGACCTTCAGAGGGAGCGGTGGCATTTTTGAAGTGTGCTGGAACAAAGAAGGCAGCAAGATAGCAGCTTGCTTCTCCAACAATACTGTCTGCGTCATGGATTTCAGGATGTAG
- the LOC125537155 gene encoding WD40 repeat-containing protein HOS15-like isoform X2 translates to MGAITSAELNFLVFRYLQESGFVHAAFTLGYEAGIHKGGIDGNIVPPGALITIVQKGLQYIELEANTDENDQEVEKDFALLEPLEIITKDVEELQQIVKKRKRGRLQIDCDKDKGKAKECIEEHEHRLGGERERERHDKEKDQEMERDRTERDKVQEKEKEREKQHTDHIDKVKHEEDPLASGGPKPMDVSTTSHEIFSADVTVLEGHSSEVFACAWSPAGSLLASGSGDSTARIWTIPDGPCGSIQSSPASVHVLKHFKGRTNEKSKDVTTLDWNGEGTLLATGSYDGQARIWSRDGELKQTLFKHKGPIFSLKWNRKGDFLLSGSVDKTAIVWDTKTWECKQQFEFHSAPTLDVDWRNNNSFATCSTDNMIYVCKIGDPRPVKTFSGHQSEVNAIKWDPTGSLLASCSDDWTAKIWSVKQDKCVYDFKEHTKEIYTIRWSPTGPGTNNPNQQLLLASASFDSSIKLWEVEQGHLLYSLAGHRQPVYSVAFSPDGEYLASGSLDQSLHIWSVKEGRILKTFRGSGGIFEVCWNKEGSKIAACFSNNTVCVMDFRM, encoded by the exons GTTTTGTTCATGCTGCATTTACTTTAGGTTATGAAGCAGGGATACATAAAGGTGGGATAGATGGAAATATTGTCCCTCCTGGTGCTCTTATCACTATCGTGCAGAAAGGCCTCCAGTACATAGAATTAGAAGCAAATACTGATGAA AATGATCAAGAAGTTGAGAAGGATTTTGCTCTTCTGGAACCTCTTGAAATCATCACAAAAGATGTTGAAGAGTTGCAACAGATTGTGAAGAAGAGGAAAAGGGGGAGGCTTCAAATTGATTGTGACAAGGACAAGGGGAAAGCGAAAGAGTGCATCGAGGAGCATGAACATCGTCTTGGTGGTGAACGGGAGCGAGAGCGCCATGACAAAGAAAAAGACCAAGAGATGGAAAGAGATAGAACTGAAAGAGACAAGGTGcaagagaaagagaaggaaagggaaaaacaACACACAGATCATATTGATAAGGTTAAGCATGAAGAAGATCCCCTTGCCAGTGGAG GTCCTAAACCAATGGATGTAAGTACAACTTCTCATGAAATTTTTAGTGCGGATGTAACCGTTTTGGAAGGACACAGTTCAGAG GTTTTTGCTTGTGCATGGAGTCCAGCTGGTTCTCTTCTAGCTTCTGG GTCAGGAGACTCAACTGCTAGAATTTGGACAATTCCTGATGGTCCATGTGGTTCCATTCAATCCTCTCCTGCAAGTGTTCATGTTTTGAAACATTTTAAGGGTAGGACCAACGAGAAGAGCAAGGATGTCACCACACTTGACTGGAAT GGGGAAGGAACACTATTAGCCACGGGCTCCTATGATGGCCAGGCAAGAATATGGAGTAGGGACG GAGAGTTAAAGCAGACTTTATTCAAACACAAGGGACCTATATTTTCTTTGAAATGGAATAGGAAAGGTGATTTTCTTCTAAGTGGCAGCGTAGACAAAACTGCTATTGTCTGGGATACAAAGACATGGGAGTGCAAGCAGCAATTTGAATTTCATTCAG CTCCAACACTAGATGTTGATTGGCGAAACAACAACTCTTTTGCAACATGCTCAACTGATAACATGATCTATGTTTGCAAGATTGGGGATCCACGCCCAGTTAAAACATTCAGTGGCCATCAA AGTGAAGTTAATGCTATCAAGTGGGATCCAACTGGTTCTTTGTTGGCTTCTTGTTCTGATGATTGGACTGCAAAG ATATGGAGTGTGAAGCAGGACAAATGTGTATATGATTTTAAAGAGCATACCAAG GAAATATACACTATTAGATGGAGCCCCACAGGTCCAGGAACAAATAATCCCAATCAACAGCTGCTTTTGGCAAG TGCATCGTTTGATTCATCTATCAAGCTATGGGAAGTTGAGCAAGGACACCTTCTGTACAGCTTGGCTGGCCATAG GCAGCCAGTTTATTCTGTGGCCTTTAGCCCTGATGGCGAGTACCTGGCTAGTGGGTCGCTGGATCAAAGCCTACATATATGGTCCGTCAAAGAAGGCAGGATCCTGAAGACCTTCAGAGGGAGCGGTGGCATTTTTGAAGTGTGCTGGAACAAAGAAGGCAGCAAGATAGCAGCTTGCTTCTCCAACAATACTGTCTGCGTCATGGATTTCAGGATGTAG